One window of Pieris napi chromosome 14, ilPieNapi1.2, whole genome shotgun sequence genomic DNA carries:
- the LOC125056336 gene encoding proteasome subunit alpha type-7-1 — protein sequence MSARYDRAITVFSPDGHLLQVEYAQEAVRKGSTAVGVRGKDVVVLGVEKKSVAKLQEERTVRKICLLDDHVVMAFAGLTADARILINRAQIECQSHKLTVEDPVTLEYITRYIAGLKQKYTQSNGRRPFGISCLIGGFDYDGFPRLFQTEPSGIYYEWKANATGRSAKTVREFLEKNYTPEEVSTENGAVKLAIRALLEVVQSGQKNLEIAVMRRNQPIQMLDLDTINSYVTVIEKEKEEEAEKKKQKK from the exons atGTCAGCGCGTTACGATAGAGCTATTACAGTTTTTTCACCAGACGGTCATTTGTTGCAAGTTGAATATGCACAGGAAGCGGTACGAAAAGGATCTACTGCG GTTGGTGTTAGGGGTAAGGATGTGGTTGTCTTAGGAGTAGAAAAGAAGTCTGTAGCTAAACTGCAAGAAGAGAGAACAGTTAGAAAAATATGCCTACTTGATGACCATGTAGTGATGGCGTTTGCTGGTTTGACTGCTGATGCTCGAATTCTTATAAACAGAGCCCAAATTGAGTGTCAGTCTCATAAGTTAACAGTTGAGGATCCAGTGACATTAGAGTACATTACGAGATATATAGCAGGTCTTAAGCAGAAATATACACAGAGTAATGGCCGTCGTCCTTTTGGCATTTCTTGTTTGATTGGTGGATTTGATTATGATGGCTTCCCTAGACTATTTCAGACTGAACCATCTGGTATTTACTACGAATGGAAAGCTAATGCTACTGGCCGATCTGCTAAAACTGTTCGTGAATTCTTAGAGAAGAATTATACTCCTGAGGAAGTTTCAACTGAAAATGGTGCTGTTAAG ttaGCAATTAGAGCTCTTCTTGAAGTTGTGCAGTCAGGCCAGAAAAATCTTGAAATTGCGGTCATGAGACGCAATCAACCAATACAAATGTTAGATCTTGATACCATTAACTCGTATGTCACAGTAATTGAAAAGGAGAAAGAGGAAGAGGCAGagaagaaaaaacaaaagaagtaa
- the LOC125056335 gene encoding uncharacterized protein LOC125056335, translated as MQEVSSALRQMRFPQKLWYLLDLHTDAILWGGTGRTILLNYRVLHTYLRCNHSIFKTTNISSFVRQLNLYGFRKVTSHLQDPLCNSSNPYMHEYMHDYFQFDRPELLNKITRKALTMKKNFKVKNIFGNTDHLLNMTPLQKARRALQVALKKAVQNVYSQDSTKQFYQAEFDDEHEDFQEESFDVDWIPGESPFKSFENNIQQAAIEKSATSDEMETHTVMETIGVVPQESLMHFSEDSNKQTNDNYPTHFLNMPDLDSEQIEENSGVELLAEFNINSNMDQGIIKKKNLKDSSLNCVLPSVSNDDISFNESNDDINHYNGEWDQMFSDMMTNKSSSQDSVSNLKELYSQISQTIDLLNS; from the exons atgcaggAAGTTTCGAGTGCTTTAAGGCAAATGCGATTTCCTCAAAAACTTTGGTATTTATTGGATTTACACACCGATGCTATTTTATGGGGAGGGACAGGACGAACTATTCTGTTGAACTATCGAGTATTGCATACTTATTTACGATGCAACCATTCTATATTtaagacaacaaatatttCTAGTTTTGTCAGACAGCTAAATTTGTATGGCTTTAGGAAAGTTACATCACATTTACAAGACCCTCTTTGTAACTCTAGTAACCCTTACATGCACGAATACATGCatgattattttcaatttgacCGTCCAGAATTactcaataaaataacaagGAAGGCTCTTACAATGAAAAAGAACTTTAAAGTAAAG AATATATTTGGGAATACTGATCACTTACTAAATATGACTCCACTGCAAAAAGCGCGAAGGGCTCTGCAAGTGGCACTTAAAAAAGCAGTTCAAAATGTATACAGTCAAGAttcaacaaaacaattttatcaaGCTGAATTTGATG atGAACACGAAGATTTTCAAGAAGAAAGTTTTGATGTCGACTGGATTCCTGGTGAAAGTCCTTTTAAgagttttgaaaataatatccaACAAGCAG CCATTGAAAAGTCAGCTACTAGTGATGAAATGGAAACTCATACTGTAATGGAAACTATTGG cgTGGTACCACAGGAGAGTCTTATGCATTTTTCTGAGGattcaaataaacaaacaaatgacAACTATCCTACTCATTTCTTAAACATGCCTGACCTTGATTCTGAACAAATTGAAGAAAATTCTGGTGTAGAATTACTAgcagaatttaatataaacagcAACATGGATCAGggtattattaagaaaaagaacTTAAAGGATTCTTCATTGAATTGTGTATTACCATCAGTAAGCAATGATGACATAAGTTTTAATGAG TCTAATGATGACATTAACCATTACAATGGGGAATGGGATCAAATGTTTAGTGATATGATGACTAACAAAAGCTCTAGTCAAGATAGTGTTTCAAATCTAAAAGAGCTCTACTCTCAGATTTCGCAAACAATAGATTTACTTAATTCATAG
- the LOC125056332 gene encoding protein FAN-like isoform X1 — MNKSRFSMLLLEPGEIYFEDYSCSMYNEEVLKNKNIPVIQGRLKLCSKSLVFEPRDLSSPLIKIHFKECVEILHVNDCDIKNVIKFGMKQYCEMLEENVLAPYKFVYVSKDFYFALDFVSVDECLNQMHQLHRASTLHAPEHNSMIATILHSRYMRMVFDPVMMDDYTEKILCEYQVEKISPLVRHQGRLALTPTTLYFQPFSNIDCIPILKVSLGHIKRMYKRRFLLRQVGLEIYCSDDSAVSHIYLSFQSTKERDKLYNILETLPNVSLERVHIEEMTLQWQNGIVSNYDYLAYLNCLADRSKNDLTQYPVFPWVVADYISETLNMNDMETFRDLSKPMGALNPDRLEKLLERYNEMCDPKFMFGSHYSAPGLVLFYLVRKYPQYMLCLQNGRFDHPDRMFNSVKDVYNNCLRNMSDFKELVPEFYDTSTKGDFLVNMYDIDFGERHDGTKVDSVGLPPWAMSPEDFVNKLRLALESEYVSRHLHLWIDLIFGYKQSGEEAVKAYNVFHHVCYEGSVDLESIYDMNDRHALEVQIMEFGQVPKQLFTRPHVRKILTIPSPLKPVYEYKIECNDEIKLHKGGVTCVLRDAGRIVSVGKDGVLKVYDVGLRKQIRSVIFSTTPLSSCVMVDRNIVAVGAWDNEIYLYDVEYGRIIESFRAHDDSVSCLQWLEKERYLVSGGWDCVVRVWANVGKVGQALKGLKAEFDHDGKITTLGYRHRKFELDILAGTTDGEVYIWEFRSKVLLHKVKIHSQALYGVCFLSEDRVVTAGEDGDLIVTDLNVLNSVFEKRVCSGIHSLCCDGGNIVWLGADSRLLQWNMDTVTCLQDHPAHDGIISSIYFDIKTQTLVTASADKSVKIWELTKTS; from the exons aTGAATAAATCAAG ATTTTCTATGTTGTTGTTGGAGCCAGGAGAGATCTATTTCGAAGATTATTCGTGTTCAATGTACAATGAAgaggttttaaaaaataaaaatatccctGTAATACAGGGTCGTTTGAAGCTCTGCTCAAAATCTCTTGTTTTTGAACCAAGAGACTTGTCCTCACCCCTTATTAAGATACACTTTAAAGAATGTGTAGAGATCTTGCATGTAAATGACtgtgatataaaaaatgtgataAAATTTGGGATGAAGCAGTATTGTGAAATGTTGGAGGAAAATGTTTTAGCACCTTATAAGTTTGTATATGTAAGCAAAGACTTCTATTTTGCTCTTGATTTTGTGTCTGTTGATGAATGTTTAAATCAAATGCATCAGTTGCACAGAGCTTCAACATTACATGCACCTGAACACAATAGCATGATAGCTACAATATTACACTCAAGATATATGAGAATGGTGTTTGATCCAGTAATGATGGATGATTATACTGAAAAAATTCTATGTGAATATCAGGTTGAAAAGATATCTCCCCTAGTTCGACATCAGGGGCGGTTAGCATTAACTCCAACTACTTTATACTTTCAGCCTTTTAGTAATATAGATtgt attCCCATTTTAAAAGTAAGTCTTGGACATATTAAAAGAATGTACAAAAGAAGATTTTTGCTGAGGCAAGTT gGCTTAGAAATATATTGCTCTGATGATAGTGCAGTATCTCATATTTATCTATCATTCCAAAGTACTAAGGAAAGggataaattgtataatattcttGAAACATTACCAAATGTTAGTCTGGAGAGAGTGCACATTGAAGAAATGACATTGCAATGGCAGAATGGAATTGTTTCAAATTATGATTACCTGGCCTATCTCAATTG TCTTGCAGATAGAAGTAAAAATGATCTCACACAATACCCAGTGTTTCCTTGGGTGGTTGCCGACTACATATCTGAAACTTTGAATATGAATGATATGGAGACTTTTAGAGATTTATCTAAACCAATGGGAGCTCTCAACCCTGACCGTTTAGAGAAGTTACTGGAGAGATATAATGAAATGTGCGACCCAAAGTTTATGTTCGGTTCTCATTATTCTGCACCAGGCCttgttctattttattta gtaaGAAAATATCCACAGTACATGTTGTGTCTACAAAATGGACGATTCGATCATCCCGATAGAATGTTCAACTCGGTGAAGGATGTGTATAACAATTGTTTAAGAAATATGTCGGATTTTAAA GAATTGGTCCCCGAATTCTATGATACGAGTACAAAAGGTGATTTTCTAGTGAATATGTATGATATCGACTTCGGCGAAAGGCACGATGGTACCAAGGTTGATAGTGTCGGCCTGCCTCCTTGGGCGATGTCCCCTGAAGACTTTGTAAACAAATTAAGGCTTGCATTAGAGTCGGAATATGTTTCACGGCATTTGCATTTATGGATTGATCTCATTTTTGGTTATAAGCAAAGCGGTGAAGAGGCGGTTAAGGCATATAATG tATTCCACCACGTCTGCTACGAAGGGTCAGTAGATCTCGAAAGTATATACGATATGAATGATAGACACGCTCTCGAAGTACAAATTATGGAATTTGGTCAAGTTCCCAAACAACTATTCACAAGACCACACGTACGAAAGATTTTAACTATACCCAGCCCCCTCAAACCAGTTTACGAATACAAAATCGAATGCAACGATGAAATAAAACTCCATAAAGGGGGGGTTACTTGTGTTTTAAGGGATGCGGGGAGGATAGTGTCGGTGGGCAAGGATGGAGTGTTGAAGGTGTATGATGTGGGGTTGAGGAAGCAAATAAGAAGTGTCATTTTTAGTACGACCCCGCTGAGTTCTTGTGTGATGGTCGATCGGAATATTGTGGCTGTTGGCGCTTGGGATAATGAAAT ATATCTTTATGACGTGGAATATGGAAGGATTATAGAAAGTTTTCGTGCTCACGATGATTCCGTCAGTTGTCTACAGTGGTTGGAAAAAG AGCGTTACCTAGTGTCGGGGGGTTGGGATTGCGTGGTCCGTGTTTGGGCAAACGTGGGCAAGGTTGGCCAAGCGTTGAAAGGGTTAAAAGCTGAATTCGACCATGACGGGAAGATCACTACATTGGGTTATAG ACATCGCAAATTTGAACTCGACATACTAGCTGGTACAACAGATGGTGAGGTCTATATATGGGAATTTCGTTCTAAGGTCCTCCTACACAAGGTCAAAATACACTCACAAGCTCTGTACGGGGTGTGTTTTCTGTCTGAGGACCGAGTTGTCACTGCCGGTGAGGATGGGGACTTGATTGTGACGGACCTCAATGTATTGAATTCG
- the LOC125056337 gene encoding coiled-coil domain-containing protein 43: MAAVMTEFEPWLNNKLKSLKTDEGVFGSYISGILEAEDSIDEKKDALEGILSEIVDTDITSHVNEIIDKWESCKPNDEGPKQVADIDVDIKLTKMLESQSFATTTRREYTDEEKKIREAILAQYSQLSDNEEETTFVDETEGSELVKNTNALDVAAAAKERRELARLEAQKKKEKDREDREKQKQLKEEKKEKRKTQKSEKKR; encoded by the exons ATGGCGGCTGTCATGACGGAATTTGAGCCGTGGttgaacaataaattaaaatcccTTAAAACTGATGAAGGTGTTTTTGGATCATATATATCAGGTATTTTGGAAGCTGAAGATTCTATAGATGAAAAGAAAGATGCATTGGAAGGCATACTTTCTGAAATTGTG GATACAGATATTACCAGtcatgttaatgaaataatagaTAAATGGGAGTCTTGCAAGCCAAATGATGAGGGTCCTAAGCAGGTAGCAGATATAGATGTTGATATTAAGTTGACAAAGATGCTAGAATCTCAGTCCTTTGCGACAACTACCCGACGAGAGTATACAGATGAAGAAAAGAAGATCCGTGAAGCTATATTGGCTCAGTACAGCCAACTATCTGATAATGag GAAGAAACAACTTTTGTAGATGAGACAGAGGGATCTGAActagtaaaaaatacaaatgcaTTAGATGTTGCTGCAGCAGCCAAAGAGCGCCGTGAACTAGCAAGACTAGAAGCacagaaaaagaaagaaaaggataGAGAAGATAG GGAAAAACAAAAGCAACTAAAGGaagaaaaaaaggaaaaacgtaaaacacaaaaatcaGAAAAGAAAAGGTGA